A stretch of Gemmatimonadaceae bacterium DNA encodes these proteins:
- the argS gene encoding arginine--tRNA ligase: MTATDLLRAELTRAARSLGAPENIEPALERPRDPAFGDWATNLALVLAKPLKAKPRDLAQALLKAMDYKRAGIRTAEVAGPGFINFRMDVGVVASGIAALLDAGESYGRSDAGGGKPVNVEFVSANPTGPLHVGHGRQAALGDAIASLLEWTGWRVCREFYYNDAGAQINNLARSVQARVRQLGGEDAAIPPDGYHGEYIRDIAEHYVAQYPNDRAGADLDAIRQFTVQELRKEQDIDLQTFGVKFDVYFLESSLYTAGRVEKTVERLVAAGHTYEKDGALWLRTTDFGDDKDRVMRKSAQFGSDFTYFVPDVAYHVTKWERGFARAINVQGADHHSTVTRVRVGLQALEMGIPAGYPDYVLHQMVSLMRGGEEVKFSKRTGTIVSIRELVEEVGGDAVRWFFLMRKGDSPLSFDIDLARSQSEENPVYYVQMAHARMSGIFRVGEIDVASIRAEDVDFDVLSLPEEHELMKALLDFPGELAGAAEALEPQRLTTYLLETAKKIHLWYHKSHVLNEPEPIMRARLVLARASQIVIRNGLHALGITAPERM; this comes from the coding sequence ATGACCGCTACCGATCTCCTTCGCGCCGAGCTCACCCGAGCGGCGCGGTCGCTCGGTGCGCCTGAAAACATCGAGCCCGCGCTGGAGCGGCCGCGCGATCCCGCCTTTGGCGACTGGGCGACGAACCTGGCGCTCGTCCTCGCGAAGCCACTCAAGGCGAAGCCGCGCGACCTCGCGCAGGCGCTGCTGAAGGCGATGGATTACAAGCGGGCCGGGATTCGCACCGCAGAAGTGGCGGGTCCGGGCTTCATCAATTTTCGAATGGACGTCGGCGTCGTCGCGAGCGGTATCGCCGCGCTCCTCGACGCCGGGGAATCGTATGGACGCAGCGACGCTGGCGGCGGCAAACCGGTCAACGTCGAGTTCGTGTCCGCAAATCCAACGGGCCCGCTGCACGTCGGCCACGGTCGCCAGGCCGCGTTAGGCGACGCCATCGCGTCGTTGCTCGAGTGGACGGGCTGGCGCGTTTGCCGCGAGTTCTACTACAACGATGCGGGCGCGCAGATCAATAATCTCGCACGCAGCGTTCAGGCGCGTGTTCGACAACTCGGCGGTGAGGACGCGGCGATTCCGCCGGACGGCTACCATGGCGAGTACATCCGCGACATCGCCGAGCATTATGTCGCCCAATACCCCAATGATCGTGCGGGAGCCGATCTCGATGCGATTCGGCAGTTCACCGTACAGGAGCTTCGCAAGGAGCAGGACATCGACCTGCAGACGTTCGGCGTGAAGTTCGACGTGTACTTCCTCGAGTCCTCACTCTACACGGCGGGACGTGTCGAGAAGACCGTCGAGCGTCTGGTCGCGGCGGGACATACGTACGAGAAGGATGGCGCGCTCTGGCTGCGCACGACCGATTTCGGCGACGACAAGGATCGCGTGATGCGAAAGAGCGCGCAGTTCGGGAGCGATTTCACCTATTTCGTGCCCGACGTCGCATACCATGTAACGAAATGGGAGCGCGGCTTCGCGCGCGCGATCAACGTTCAGGGCGCCGACCACCACAGCACGGTGACGCGCGTGCGCGTCGGCTTGCAGGCGCTCGAGATGGGCATTCCCGCGGGCTATCCCGACTACGTCCTGCATCAGATGGTGTCGCTGATGCGCGGCGGAGAAGAGGTGAAGTTCTCGAAGCGCACGGGCACGATCGTGTCGATTCGCGAGCTCGTCGAGGAAGTCGGTGGTGACGCGGTACGGTGGTTCTTCCTCATGCGAAAGGGCGACTCGCCGCTCTCGTTCGACATCGATCTCGCGCGGTCGCAGTCGGAGGAGAATCCGGTCTATTACGTCCAGATGGCGCATGCGCGGATGTCGGGGATCTTCCGCGTCGGCGAGATCGACGTGGCGTCGATTCGCGCCGAGGATGTGGACTTCGACGTGTTGTCCCTTCCGGAGGAGCACGAGCTCATGAAAGCGCTGCTCGACTTTCCGGGAGAGCTCGCCGGTGCCGCGGAGGCTCTCGAGCCCCAGCGCCTAACGACCTACCTCCTCGAGACGGCGAAGAAGATCCACCTCTGGTATCACAAGTCGCACGTGCTGAACGAGCCCGAGCCGATCATGCGGGCGCGTCTGGTGCTCGCGCGTGCCTCGCAGATCGTGATTCGCAATGGATTGCACGCGTTAGGTATCACCGCGCCGGAACGAATGTGA
- a CDS encoding PfkB family carbohydrate kinase, with product MSLLVVGSVALDSIETPFGKADDVLGGSATFFSASASHLTGVQLVGVVGNDYPMQKLEPLAQRGVDLAGLERAEGRSFRWRGRYRHDLNVAETLETHLGVFSNFRPKIPEQFRRAPFVFLGNIDPRLQLDVLTQVEKPKLVACDTMNFWIESRRPELMELLSRVDLITLNDAEARQLTEKYNLIKAARWIMSRGPKLVIVKKGEHGAFMFSEREIFFAPAYPLEDVFDPTGAGDSFAGGFMGYLARSGDLSERNLRRAVVYGSAMGSFAVEKFSIERLLEVKPADVADRVREFHRLVTFEQELDA from the coding sequence ATGTCCCTTCTCGTCGTAGGCTCCGTCGCTCTCGATTCGATTGAAACGCCGTTCGGCAAGGCCGACGACGTTCTCGGCGGCTCGGCGACGTTTTTCTCGGCGTCGGCCAGCCATCTCACCGGTGTGCAGCTCGTTGGTGTCGTCGGGAACGACTACCCCATGCAGAAGCTCGAGCCGCTGGCCCAGCGCGGCGTCGATCTCGCGGGGCTCGAGCGCGCCGAGGGCCGATCCTTTCGCTGGCGCGGCCGTTACCGCCACGACCTGAACGTCGCCGAGACGCTCGAGACACACCTCGGCGTCTTCTCCAATTTTCGGCCAAAGATCCCGGAGCAGTTTCGGCGCGCGCCGTTCGTCTTCCTCGGCAACATCGATCCGCGATTGCAGCTCGACGTGCTGACACAGGTCGAGAAACCGAAGCTCGTGGCTTGCGACACGATGAATTTCTGGATCGAGAGCCGGCGTCCCGAGCTGATGGAGCTCCTGTCGCGCGTCGACCTCATCACGCTCAACGACGCCGAGGCGCGGCAGCTCACCGAGAAGTACAACCTCATCAAGGCCGCGCGCTGGATCATGAGTCGCGGGCCCAAGCTCGTCATCGTGAAGAAGGGCGAGCACGGCGCCTTCATGTTTAGCGAACGTGAAATATTCTTCGCGCCCGCCTATCCGCTCGAGGACGTCTTCGATCCCACCGGCGCGGGCGATTCCTTCGCCGGCGGTTTCATGGGCTACCTCGCGCGGAGCGGTGACCTGTCCGAACGGAACCTGCGCCGCGCCGTCGTGTACGGCTCGGCGATGGGCTCATTCGCCGTCGAAAAATTCTCGATCGAGCGCTTGCTCGAGGTGAAGCCGGCCGACGTCGCGGATCGGGTGCGCGAATTCCATCGTCTCGTCACCTTCGAGCAGGAGTTGGACGCGTGA
- the purM gene encoding phosphoribosylformylglycinamidine cyclo-ligase — MSDVPGALDYRGAGVDIDAADDAKSRIKQLVESTFTAGARGRFGGFGGMFRMPSDAKRPVLVASADGVGTKIKVAIEAGRHDSIGHDLVNHCTNDILVQGARPMFFLDYVAFGVLEPAVAEAVVAGVAAGCRENECSLIGGETAEMPGVYTPPDYDLAGFVVGWVEEDAIIGPDRVREGDVLIGLASSGLHTNGYSLARRIVAERMRLGPTDPFPGESATAADVLLRVHRSYLPTLRPVLGTIHAMAHITGGGLPGNVNRALPSTLDADIDTRSWEIPNLFRQLQQAGAVARDEMFRAFNMGVGMVVIAAAADGETIIRAAQSERVGAWRLGRVVRGTGRVILN; from the coding sequence GTGAGCGACGTCCCGGGGGCGCTCGACTATCGTGGTGCCGGCGTCGACATCGACGCCGCGGATGACGCGAAGTCTCGCATCAAGCAACTCGTCGAATCGACGTTCACCGCCGGTGCGCGCGGACGCTTCGGCGGATTCGGCGGGATGTTCCGCATGCCGTCCGACGCGAAGCGCCCGGTGCTCGTCGCCAGCGCCGACGGCGTCGGCACCAAGATCAAAGTGGCGATCGAGGCCGGTCGCCACGATAGCATTGGTCATGATCTCGTGAACCACTGCACGAACGACATTCTGGTGCAAGGCGCGCGGCCGATGTTCTTCCTCGACTATGTGGCGTTCGGTGTGCTCGAGCCGGCGGTTGCCGAGGCCGTCGTGGCCGGCGTCGCCGCCGGATGCCGAGAGAATGAGTGTTCGCTCATCGGTGGCGAGACCGCGGAGATGCCGGGAGTGTACACGCCGCCGGACTATGACCTGGCCGGATTTGTGGTCGGCTGGGTCGAAGAAGACGCGATCATCGGCCCCGATCGTGTGCGGGAAGGAGACGTGTTGATCGGACTCGCGAGCAGTGGACTGCACACCAACGGATACTCGCTCGCGCGCCGTATCGTGGCGGAACGCATGCGGCTTGGGCCGACTGATCCCTTTCCGGGTGAATCGGCTACTGCCGCCGACGTGTTGCTGCGCGTGCATCGTTCGTATCTCCCGACGCTGCGTCCCGTGCTGGGCACGATTCACGCTATGGCCCACATCACCGGTGGAGGCCTTCCCGGGAACGTGAACCGCGCGTTGCCCTCGACGCTCGACGCGGACATCGACACCAGGAGTTGGGAAATCCCCAATCTGTTCAGGCAACTGCAACAGGCCGGAGCAGTGGCGCGCGACGAGATGTTTCGCGCATTCAACATGGGCGTAGGGATGGTGGTGATTGCCGCGGCGGCCGATGGTGAAACGATCATCCGGGCCGCACAGTCAGAAAGGGTAGGGGCCTGGCGCCTCGGGCGTGTCGTACGAGGGACGGGCCGGGTGATTCTCAATTAG
- the ribD gene encoding bifunctional diaminohydroxyphosphoribosylaminopyrimidine deaminase/5-amino-6-(5-phosphoribosylamino)uracil reductase RibD, whose product MPNERPAQEREDDRAYMRRALDLARRGWGHTAPNPMVGAVVVREGQVVGEGFHARYGQEHAEIAALREAGDRARGATLYVTLEPCAHHGKTPPCADAIVAAGIARVVAATEDVNPEAAGGATRLRAAGIPLDVGLERSAAREQNAPFFHRFASNRPWVTLKLAMSLDGAIASADRTRGAAGNFLTGAEARREVHHMRAGMDAIAVGVGTVLADDPLLTVREGPPPRVAPRRIIFDSELRTPVGAAIVRSARLVPTIIIARRADSMRREALSTAGVDVRVHETLQSAIVALAADGVRALLVEGGARLAASLIAQALVDRLVIFQAPVVLGAGALNAFAYVSPATAESLARLPVIVRATFGDDLKTTYAFGDQ is encoded by the coding sequence ATGCCTAACGAACGCCCGGCGCAGGAACGCGAGGACGATCGCGCGTACATGCGTCGGGCGCTCGACCTCGCCCGCCGCGGCTGGGGCCACACGGCGCCGAACCCCATGGTCGGCGCCGTCGTCGTTCGCGAGGGACAGGTCGTCGGTGAAGGGTTCCACGCGCGGTACGGCCAAGAGCATGCGGAAATCGCAGCGCTGCGAGAGGCCGGCGATCGCGCACGCGGCGCCACGCTGTATGTGACGCTCGAGCCCTGCGCCCACCACGGCAAAACGCCACCCTGTGCCGACGCGATCGTCGCCGCCGGCATCGCGCGGGTCGTTGCGGCTACGGAGGACGTCAATCCAGAGGCGGCGGGCGGCGCGACACGGTTGCGCGCCGCAGGGATCCCGCTCGACGTCGGTCTCGAGCGCAGTGCCGCGCGTGAACAGAACGCGCCATTCTTCCACCGATTCGCCAGCAATCGCCCCTGGGTCACGCTCAAGCTCGCGATGTCGCTCGATGGCGCGATCGCGAGCGCGGATCGGACGCGCGGCGCCGCGGGAAACTTCCTCACGGGCGCTGAAGCACGGCGCGAAGTGCACCACATGCGCGCCGGGATGGATGCCATTGCCGTTGGGGTGGGAACGGTGCTCGCCGACGATCCACTCCTCACCGTGCGCGAGGGGCCGCCGCCGCGCGTTGCGCCGCGACGGATCATCTTCGATTCGGAGCTCCGGACGCCCGTAGGGGCCGCGATCGTGCGCAGCGCGCGGCTCGTGCCGACGATCATCATTGCGCGGCGCGCCGACTCGATGCGTCGTGAGGCGCTGAGCACGGCCGGCGTCGACGTTCGCGTTCACGAAACTCTCCAATCCGCGATCGTCGCGCTTGCGGCAGACGGCGTGCGCGCGCTGCTCGTCGAAGGTGGTGCGCGCCTGGCCGCGTCGCTCATTGCGCAGGCATTGGTAGACCGGCTCGTTATCTTTCAGGCTCCAGTCGTCCTCGGCGCGGGCGCTCTGAACGCGTTCGCCTATGTCTCGCCGGCGACGGCCGAGTCGCTCGCGCGACTTCCCGTCATCGTGCGGGCCACATTCGGCGACGACCTGAAAACCACCTACGCCTTCGGAGATCAGTAG
- a CDS encoding riboflavin synthase, protein MFTGLVDDVGTIERITPVAAGREFRIRCQYDDLEEGESIAVNGTCLTVRGRGAHWFSAAAVITTLGRTTMGEWRPGRRVNLERAIRAGDRFGGHMVQGHVDGVARVTGVRTVGDARLIDLALPAGLADLMVRQGSIAVDGVSLTINDLPGADVVQLSLIEYTLRHTALDTLGEGDEVHVEADMIGKYVQRLLGAYK, encoded by the coding sequence GTGTTCACCGGCCTCGTCGACGACGTCGGCACGATCGAGCGCATCACGCCAGTTGCAGCGGGCAGGGAGTTTCGCATCCGCTGCCAATACGATGACCTCGAGGAAGGCGAAAGCATCGCCGTGAACGGTACGTGCCTCACGGTGCGCGGCCGCGGGGCGCATTGGTTTAGCGCTGCCGCGGTGATCACGACCCTGGGGCGGACGACGATGGGCGAATGGCGGCCCGGACGACGCGTCAACCTGGAGCGGGCAATTCGCGCTGGGGACCGCTTTGGCGGCCACATGGTCCAGGGACACGTCGACGGGGTGGCTCGCGTCACCGGCGTGCGGACGGTGGGTGATGCACGTTTGATTGATCTTGCCCTCCCAGCGGGCCTCGCCGACCTTATGGTGCGTCAGGGCTCGATTGCGGTCGATGGCGTGAGCCTGACCATCAACGACCTGCCGGGCGCGGACGTCGTGCAACTCTCGCTCATCGAGTACACGCTGCGCCATACGGCACTCGACACGTTGGGCGAGGGCGACGAGGTTCACGTCGAAGCGGACATGATTGGCAAGTATGTACAACGACTACTCGGCGCCTACAAATAG
- a CDS encoding bifunctional 3,4-dihydroxy-2-butanone-4-phosphate synthase/GTP cyclohydrolase II has translation MSSFATVEQAIRDISAGKFVIVADDEDRENEGDLICAAELVTPEMVNFMIKKAGGLICLAMAGDRVDQLGLSPMAESSLDAYRTAYTVSIDASARFGVTTGISAQDRATTIRVAVDPDTTAADLHHGGHVFPLRAREGGVLQRVGHTEAAIDLARLAGLRAAGVICEILNEDGSAARRPHLEHFAREYGISFITVAQLVAHRLKTERLVHRIAEARLPTDHGQWRIVGYRNDVDEHEHVALVFGEVGEGEDILVRMHSKCLTGDVFHSLRCDCGWQLDTAMQMIAVEGRGVIVYLDQEGRGIGLLNKLKAYELQDHGADTVEANEQLGFKPDLRNYGIGAQILLDLGLHSIRPITNNPRKLVGLEGYGLRVHDRVPIVQPEHSESAGYMRTKRDKLGHLLAS, from the coding sequence ATGTCTTCTTTCGCAACTGTAGAGCAAGCCATTCGCGACATCAGCGCCGGCAAGTTCGTGATCGTGGCCGACGACGAGGACCGCGAGAATGAGGGTGATCTCATTTGTGCCGCGGAGCTCGTGACGCCGGAGATGGTGAACTTCATGATCAAGAAGGCCGGCGGCTTGATCTGTCTGGCCATGGCTGGTGACCGTGTCGATCAGCTCGGGCTCTCGCCGATGGCCGAGTCGAGTCTCGATGCGTATCGCACGGCATACACGGTGAGCATCGACGCGTCGGCTCGATTTGGCGTGACGACGGGCATCAGCGCGCAGGATCGCGCGACCACGATTCGCGTCGCCGTCGATCCCGATACGACGGCCGCCGACCTGCACCACGGCGGGCATGTGTTTCCGCTTCGCGCGCGAGAAGGCGGTGTGTTGCAACGCGTCGGACACACCGAAGCAGCCATCGATCTCGCGCGGCTCGCCGGACTCAGGGCCGCGGGCGTGATCTGCGAGATCCTGAACGAAGACGGTTCGGCCGCGCGCCGCCCGCACCTCGAGCATTTTGCGCGCGAGTACGGCATCAGCTTCATCACGGTTGCGCAGCTCGTTGCGCATCGCCTGAAGACCGAACGGCTCGTCCACCGCATCGCCGAGGCTCGGCTTCCGACCGACCATGGTCAGTGGCGGATCGTCGGCTATCGTAATGACGTGGATGAGCACGAGCACGTCGCGCTGGTGTTTGGCGAAGTGGGAGAGGGCGAAGATATACTAGTCCGAATGCACTCCAAGTGCCTAACGGGCGACGTCTTCCACTCGCTGCGCTGCGATTGTGGCTGGCAGCTCGACACGGCGATGCAGATGATCGCCGTCGAGGGGCGCGGCGTCATCGTCTATCTCGATCAGGAAGGGCGCGGTATCGGTTTGCTCAACAAGCTCAAAGCGTACGAGCTGCAGGATCACGGCGCCGACACGGTCGAGGCGAACGAGCAGCTCGGATTCAAGCCCGATCTGCGGAACTACGGCATCGGTGCGCAGATCCTGCTCGATCTCGGGCTGCATTCGATCCGGCCCATCACCAACAATCCGCGCAAGCTCGTCGGGCTCGAGGGCTACGGCCTTCGCGTGCACGACCGTGTTCCCATCGTTCAGCCGGAGCACAGCGAGAGCGCGGGGTACATGCGCACGAAGCGCGACAAGCTCGGCCACCTGCTGGCCTCCTAA
- the ribH gene encoding 6,7-dimethyl-8-ribityllumazine synthase, whose amino-acid sequence MAEFSGSPTGHGRRFVVVASRFNETVTQKLVDGALDALVRHGAAADDVDVVWVPGAWELPAAVRRLLATERYDALVALGAVVRGDTPHFDYVAGEASRGLADAASAFETPVGFGLLTCDTMAQAEARAGGEHGNKGWDAALAALEMADLFDRLDAADES is encoded by the coding sequence ATGGCCGAGTTCAGCGGGTCGCCAACTGGACACGGGCGACGCTTCGTGGTCGTTGCCAGCCGATTCAACGAGACGGTGACGCAAAAGCTCGTCGACGGCGCGCTCGACGCGCTCGTTAGGCATGGCGCCGCCGCCGATGACGTCGACGTCGTCTGGGTGCCCGGTGCGTGGGAGCTGCCGGCCGCCGTGCGCCGGCTCCTCGCCACCGAGCGCTACGACGCGCTGGTTGCCCTTGGCGCCGTCGTGCGCGGCGACACCCCGCACTTCGATTATGTCGCCGGCGAAGCATCGCGTGGGCTCGCCGACGCCGCCTCGGCATTCGAGACGCCGGTTGGCTTCGGGCTCCTCACTTGCGATACGATGGCGCAGGCCGAAGCCCGCGCCGGCGGTGAGCACGGCAACAAGGGTTGGGACGCGGCACTGGCCGCGCTCGAGATGGCCGACCTTTTCGACCGACTCGATGCCGCGGACGAGAGTTGA
- the nusB gene encoding transcription antitermination factor NusB — protein MPRTRVETRARARVLQALYAWDLRGEQGLERVASQIWDDLAVPQEERKIAGTLVHTVAQHGHELDEELAEVTTNWRLDRLGVVERSVLRMGAAELYGGKTPPRVVIQEGVKLAERYGSVQSAKFVNGVLDALARRMGRI, from the coding sequence ATGCCGCGGACGAGAGTTGAAACGAGAGCACGCGCACGTGTCCTCCAGGCTCTCTACGCTTGGGACCTGCGCGGCGAGCAGGGGCTGGAGCGCGTGGCGAGCCAGATCTGGGACGATCTTGCCGTTCCGCAGGAAGAACGCAAGATCGCCGGCACCCTCGTACATACCGTGGCGCAGCACGGCCACGAGTTGGACGAGGAGCTCGCCGAAGTGACCACGAACTGGCGTCTCGACCGGCTCGGCGTCGTCGAGCGATCGGTGTTGCGCATGGGCGCCGCCGAGCTCTATGGTGGCAAGACGCCGCCGCGCGTCGTGATTCAGGAAGGCGTGAAGCTCGCCGAACGGTACGGCAGCGTACAGAGCGCGAAGTTCGTGAACGGAGTCCTCGACGCTCTGGCCCGGCGCATGGGACGGATCTAG
- a CDS encoding glycosyltransferase family 4 protein: MRVLLVNWQDRENPQAGGAEIHMHEIFGRLAAAGHEITLLCGGWPGCPPRARLDGIEVHRVGTRHSFPLLARRYFDRVFGDVAPSLDVVVEDVNKIPLYTPRWRGIRRVVALVPHLFGGTVFQELAAPLAAAVWLAERPLARMYRGVPFEAISQSTADDLARRGIPRESIEVIYPGIDTEGYSPAPGARSPQPAFAYLGRLKKYKGVHYVIRAFAAMRNREATLEIAGAGDYRPSLEALARSLDLGDRVRFLGRISEHEKLALLRRAWALVFASPKEGWGITNLEAAACATPVVASNSPGIRESVRNEETGYLVPHGDNLAMAAALDRVAASRELVEQLGRSARAFAETFTWERAAEETAAHLARVVATPSAHVFRVARRSYSST, encoded by the coding sequence GTGCGCGTCCTGCTCGTCAACTGGCAGGACCGCGAGAATCCTCAGGCCGGTGGCGCCGAGATTCACATGCATGAAATCTTCGGCCGTCTTGCCGCCGCGGGGCACGAGATCACGCTCCTGTGTGGTGGCTGGCCAGGCTGTCCACCACGCGCACGCCTCGACGGCATCGAGGTGCACCGCGTCGGGACGCGCCACAGCTTTCCACTCCTCGCTCGTCGTTACTTCGATCGCGTATTCGGCGACGTCGCGCCTTCGCTGGACGTCGTCGTCGAGGACGTGAACAAGATTCCGTTGTACACGCCGCGATGGCGCGGCATTCGTCGCGTCGTCGCGCTCGTGCCGCATCTATTCGGCGGTACGGTGTTTCAGGAGCTGGCCGCTCCTCTCGCGGCCGCCGTGTGGCTCGCCGAACGTCCATTGGCGCGCATGTACCGCGGAGTTCCCTTCGAGGCGATCAGTCAGAGCACGGCTGACGACCTCGCTCGACGCGGCATTCCGCGCGAGAGCATCGAGGTGATCTACCCGGGTATCGATACCGAGGGATATAGTCCGGCACCCGGAGCCCGCAGCCCTCAGCCCGCGTTTGCCTACCTCGGCCGGCTCAAGAAGTACAAGGGAGTGCATTACGTGATTCGCGCTTTCGCGGCGATGCGGAATCGAGAGGCCACGCTCGAGATCGCCGGTGCGGGGGACTATCGCCCCAGCCTCGAAGCGCTCGCCCGTTCGCTTGACCTCGGCGACCGCGTGCGGTTTCTTGGGCGTATATCGGAGCATGAGAAGCTCGCCTTGTTGCGTCGCGCGTGGGCATTGGTCTTTGCCTCTCCGAAGGAAGGGTGGGGCATCACGAATCTCGAGGCCGCCGCCTGCGCGACCCCTGTCGTCGCATCCAACTCTCCGGGCATTCGCGAGTCCGTTCGCAATGAGGAGACCGGCTATCTCGTACCGCACGGAGACAACCTGGCGATGGCGGCGGCCCTCGATCGGGTTGCGGCCTCGCGAGAGCTCGTCGAGCAACTCGGGCGCTCGGCGCGCGCCTTCGCCGAGACGTTCACCTGGGAGCGTGCGGCGGAGGAAACGGCTGCCCATCTGGCGCGCGTCGTCGCGACGCCCTCTGCGCATGTGTTTCGTGTCGCTCGCCGTTCGTACAGTAGCACGTAG
- a CDS encoding HPF/RaiA family ribosome-associated protein — MEIIFHAHHADISPRLQQRADASLRKIVARLGRAVDAIVRVEEDGPTRRVELELHAPRGRRLVARGEARYFGPALTVALGKLGAQVKRVRKTTSGRRRVAKSRMRRKLARV; from the coding sequence ATGGAGATCATCTTTCACGCCCATCATGCCGATATCTCTCCGCGCTTGCAGCAGCGCGCGGACGCGTCGCTCCGCAAGATCGTCGCGCGACTGGGTCGCGCTGTCGATGCGATCGTTCGTGTGGAAGAGGACGGACCGACGCGGCGCGTGGAGCTCGAGCTGCACGCACCGCGCGGGCGGCGATTGGTGGCCCGCGGCGAAGCACGATATTTCGGTCCCGCGCTCACCGTGGCGTTAGGCAAGCTGGGCGCGCAAGTGAAGCGCGTACGGAAAACGACGTCAGGACGACGGCGCGTCGCGAAGTCGCGGATGCGCCGCAAGCTTGCCAGGGTGTGA
- the hprK gene encoding HPr(Ser) kinase/phosphatase: protein MKVKLTVGRLIDRLRDVLALEALDATGLEREIVSANVSSPGLVLAGYVERFPAHRLQVFGETEISYLASRSDVERREILGTFFSFPIPAVFVTKGQQPPPEMMELAASAGVPIIGSRLKTNEFYTRIKPWLEEEFAPTTTLHGSLCDVFGVGLLFIGRSGIGKSECVLDLVERGHRLVADDVVMVTRRGAEVLLGRGHELQRHYMEVRGVGLVDVPSVFGIRAVRQQKRIEVVVELVDWDPELVIDRTGLDREGTTILDVTLPKITVPLNPGKNITVISEVIAMNHLLKYSGIDPAERFNDRLMKTMRAASEVRRYLQEDYE from the coding sequence GTGAAGGTCAAGCTCACCGTCGGCCGGCTTATCGACCGGCTCCGCGACGTTCTCGCTCTGGAGGCACTCGATGCCACTGGCCTCGAACGCGAGATCGTCAGCGCCAATGTCTCGAGTCCCGGTCTCGTTCTCGCGGGATACGTCGAGCGATTTCCCGCGCACCGGTTGCAGGTCTTCGGCGAGACGGAGATCAGCTACCTCGCGTCGAGGTCCGACGTCGAGCGTCGTGAAATCCTCGGAACGTTCTTCTCGTTTCCGATTCCGGCGGTGTTCGTCACGAAAGGCCAGCAGCCGCCCCCGGAGATGATGGAGCTGGCGGCGAGCGCCGGTGTGCCGATCATCGGCTCGCGACTCAAGACCAATGAGTTCTACACGCGCATCAAGCCCTGGCTCGAGGAGGAATTTGCACCGACGACGACGCTTCACGGCTCGCTCTGCGACGTTTTTGGTGTCGGATTGTTGTTCATCGGCCGGAGCGGCATCGGCAAATCCGAGTGCGTGCTCGACCTGGTCGAACGCGGGCACCGGCTCGTTGCCGACGACGTCGTCATGGTCACGCGACGCGGTGCCGAGGTCCTTCTGGGACGCGGGCACGAGCTGCAGCGTCATTACATGGAGGTCCGCGGCGTCGGGCTCGTCGACGTGCCGTCGGTGTTCGGCATCCGCGCCGTTAGGCAGCAGAAGCGCATCGAGGTCGTCGTCGAGCTCGTGGACTGGGATCCCGAGCTCGTCATCGACCGCACCGGGCTCGATCGCGAGGGCACTACGATCCTGGATGTTACGTTACCAAAGATCACGGTGCCGCTGAATCCAGGAAAAAACATTACTGTCATTTCCGAAGTAATCGCCATGAACCATTTGCTCAAGTACAGTGGTATAGATCCGGCCGAACGGTTCAATGACCGTTTGATGAAGACGATGCGCGCCGCCTCCGAAGTCCGTCGTTACTTGCAGGAGGACTATGAGTGA
- a CDS encoding PTS sugar transporter subunit IIB: MTLVLHRIDDRLIHGQVVVGWGQPLDIRFIVLVDDQVAASEWEQELYRMGVPPEMDVYFLNVEQAVAELPRLRSDARQGILLTGDIDTMRRLVDAGGITSVNIGGIHHRAGRTQRLRYVFLNNDEESALREIATLGAAVSAQDVPGARPVPLDDILAGVAS, from the coding sequence GTGACCCTCGTCCTGCACCGTATCGACGATCGGCTGATTCATGGGCAGGTCGTGGTCGGCTGGGGGCAGCCGCTCGACATCCGCTTCATCGTCCTCGTCGACGACCAAGTCGCGGCCAGCGAGTGGGAGCAGGAGCTCTACCGCATGGGTGTGCCGCCGGAGATGGATGTGTATTTCCTGAACGTCGAGCAGGCGGTCGCGGAGCTGCCGCGCCTTCGGAGCGACGCGCGACAGGGGATCCTCCTCACCGGTGATATCGACACGATGCGCCGGCTCGTCGACGCGGGTGGAATCACGAGTGTCAACATCGGGGGCATCCACCATCGTGCCGGACGCACGCAACGCCTGCGATATGTGTTCTTGAACAACGACGAGGAGTCGGCGTTGCGCGAGATTGCAACGCTCGGTGCCGCGGTCTCGGCCCAGGACGTGCCCGGCGCCCGTCCGGTGCCACTCGACGACATCCTCGCGGGAGTCGCCAGCTGA